A single window of Archangium gephyra DNA harbors:
- a CDS encoding GlxA family transcriptional regulator → MTTVAIVASPETFIASLGAMVDAHSRLGESFSANPPLGDYAQMQTRLALVAAQGGKLSLAGGRSLEPDMPLGRLGDVRLIYLPSFQIADLDRLGDLLKKAAPLHRWLREQHRGGRLIGACGASVCHLAAAGLLNGHSAAVHPRLVTSFRHMFPAVAIDSFNPVVSAGHLMTCGPDVANARLVFHMIAAAFGISVARHLILREPAKFQEPLCEVATDPLVAEAKLWMQERFTRDFQIGELAAWLGVSHQTLLRRFHAAGEGTPRAFVQKIRFDAAATMLVETHKTVAEIAQLVGYSDIAYFRQMFVQRAGMTPNQYRKRTTPIGSSVEQEGRAQATVFKP, encoded by the coding sequence TGGTCGACGCGCACAGCCGGCTGGGTGAATCCTTTTCCGCCAATCCGCCTTTGGGCGATTACGCACAGATGCAGACCCGCCTCGCGCTGGTTGCCGCGCAGGGTGGCAAGCTGTCGCTGGCAGGCGGACGTAGCCTGGAACCAGATATGCCGCTTGGCAGGCTGGGAGACGTGCGGCTGATCTATCTGCCGTCCTTCCAGATCGCCGATCTCGACCGGCTGGGAGACCTGCTCAAGAAAGCTGCTCCCCTTCATCGCTGGCTGAGGGAGCAGCATAGGGGCGGAAGGTTGATCGGCGCCTGCGGTGCAAGCGTTTGTCATCTGGCCGCAGCGGGTTTGCTGAATGGTCACAGCGCAGCGGTCCATCCCCGGCTCGTCACCAGCTTCAGGCACATGTTTCCTGCCGTCGCCATCGACAGCTTCAACCCCGTGGTCAGTGCTGGCCATTTGATGACATGTGGTCCCGATGTCGCCAATGCGCGACTGGTTTTCCATATGATCGCCGCCGCGTTCGGCATCTCCGTCGCGCGCCACCTGATCCTTCGGGAGCCAGCCAAATTCCAGGAACCGCTGTGCGAGGTCGCGACTGATCCGCTGGTCGCGGAAGCCAAGCTGTGGATGCAGGAGCGGTTCACACGCGACTTTCAGATCGGAGAACTGGCGGCATGGCTGGGTGTCAGCCACCAGACCTTGCTACGGCGGTTCCATGCGGCCGGAGAGGGGACGCCTCGGGCCTTCGTCCAGAAGATCCGCTTCGACGCCGCAGCGACCATGCTGGTCGAAACACACAAGACGGTGGCGGAGATCGCTCAGCTGGTCGGCTACAGCGACATCGCGTACTTCCGGCAGATGTTCGTGCAACGCGCCGGTATGACGCCAAACCAATACCGCAAAAGAACGACGCCCATCGGGTCGAGCGTTGAGCAAGAGGGCCGGGCACAGGCGACTGTCTTCAAACCTTGA
- a CDS encoding MSCRAMM family protein: MRRGWAIGVGAGVLVLLLWLVWRPGTSPEPTSPAPGPSRRPQAETRATPRLWSNVTPSEPRGTLSIQGRVVGPWGPVSGAVIVALAPAPREWPDLPLQRGRREGPPSPCELLEDALPLLDLAAELRGTQEPRARATTDAQGNFRLEGLDGGAFALWAESGEGIGLRAEVAAGSTDVEVRLGPGRTFSGTVYDEQGGPVAGALVTTLQRDAGRFVETFTNDEGRFLLGPLPWGRYDVLFSKEGRVPVRLTPGPLVRVTLPAPRRLSGQVVDARGAVPGVTVQAEGGTRVAPAVTDVKGRFQLEGLCPGRYVLTASHAERHARLEVSAEVQGERESIVLLLRNRLRLSGRVLGTSGQPIENAEVLVFSETPRWSDEVRTDARGGFLFERLVPGTYTVVVLAERHERLEVPPRQLLESRELPPLTLKEREVRPRAQAQEGASLEVEWVDVTGQPVSQALVQLHRGGPSGETATTGRDGRAVFQGLSPGRYVVTPRAREAWIRYAPRTVELRSEETRKIRLQPEEGWILSGQLVDAEGRPLEGANLSASRWVERGAPAEADSSGRLRSDSVQGLSGPEGRFTLANLPEGPCTLRVELPGYVLDARASSGLDERAASRDEAVVSPGGPDVRLVLRSRGRLLGRVVREDGGPITSFRINNETVSHPEGRFSLPLGYARTWIIEALGFSPVRRRGSAPRGEDLDLGDVVLVEDRTVRGRVLEAGTSAPVAGAWVEVGHSRARSSGGRMDPSTYTLPDGSFTVEGVKAGKRSVRVSHPDWPPARVLLAEEQGEVTVVLEPGATLEGRVESAGAPVRSGVVRLRSEEGEVLTTLGFGEGRYSLRSIAAGRYLVQVEGQSEQGPALLFPVREVTLSRGDRVTLDFIEQSEGALLEVLVPERNLEVHLIPGDLPIMGPKDGLYSKLRSGLMGKTVREGVQRFPRLPAGRYTLFAMRRSEDSTEVHREELELPASGEVTFTLLPQWILYDD; the protein is encoded by the coding sequence ATGCGGCGTGGGTGGGCCATCGGAGTGGGAGCGGGAGTGCTGGTCCTGCTGCTGTGGCTCGTCTGGCGGCCCGGGACGTCCCCGGAGCCCACCTCGCCGGCCCCGGGCCCTTCGAGGAGACCCCAGGCGGAGACCCGGGCCACTCCGCGCCTCTGGTCCAACGTCACCCCATCCGAGCCTCGGGGCACGCTGTCCATCCAGGGCCGCGTGGTGGGGCCCTGGGGACCGGTGTCCGGAGCCGTCATCGTCGCCCTCGCACCCGCGCCCCGGGAATGGCCTGACCTGCCCCTTCAGCGTGGCCGGAGGGAGGGGCCGCCGTCGCCTTGCGAGCTGCTCGAGGACGCGCTGCCCCTCCTGGACCTGGCGGCGGAGCTCCGGGGGACGCAGGAGCCGCGGGCTCGCGCGACCACGGATGCCCAGGGGAACTTCCGCCTCGAGGGCCTGGACGGTGGCGCCTTCGCGCTCTGGGCCGAGAGCGGGGAGGGCATCGGCCTGCGGGCGGAGGTGGCCGCCGGCAGCACGGACGTCGAGGTGCGGCTGGGCCCCGGAAGGACGTTCTCCGGCACGGTGTATGACGAGCAGGGCGGGCCGGTCGCGGGAGCGCTCGTCACCACCCTCCAGCGGGACGCGGGACGCTTCGTCGAGACCTTCACGAATGACGAGGGCCGGTTCCTGCTCGGCCCGCTGCCGTGGGGACGCTACGACGTGCTCTTCTCGAAGGAGGGACGGGTGCCCGTGCGGCTGACGCCGGGGCCTCTCGTGCGGGTGACGCTGCCGGCGCCCCGGCGGCTCTCCGGACAGGTGGTGGACGCGCGGGGCGCGGTTCCGGGTGTCACCGTCCAGGCCGAGGGCGGCACGCGCGTGGCTCCCGCGGTCACGGATGTGAAGGGACGGTTCCAGCTGGAGGGACTGTGTCCGGGACGGTACGTGCTGACGGCCAGCCACGCGGAGCGCCATGCCCGGCTGGAGGTGTCCGCGGAGGTGCAAGGGGAGCGGGAGTCGATCGTGCTGCTCCTGCGCAACCGCCTGCGGTTGAGCGGGCGTGTCCTGGGCACCTCGGGCCAGCCCATCGAGAACGCCGAGGTGCTCGTCTTCTCGGAGACGCCGCGGTGGAGCGACGAGGTCCGGACGGACGCGCGGGGCGGCTTCCTCTTCGAGCGGCTCGTCCCGGGAACGTACACGGTGGTGGTCCTGGCCGAGCGCCATGAGCGGCTGGAGGTGCCGCCGCGTCAGCTCCTGGAGTCGCGAGAGCTGCCGCCGCTCACCTTGAAGGAGCGGGAGGTGCGCCCCCGCGCCCAGGCCCAGGAGGGGGCCTCCCTCGAGGTCGAATGGGTGGATGTGACGGGGCAGCCCGTATCCCAGGCCCTCGTCCAGCTCCACCGCGGAGGGCCTTCGGGAGAGACGGCCACCACCGGCAGGGATGGCAGGGCTGTCTTCCAGGGTCTCTCGCCCGGGCGCTACGTCGTGACGCCCCGGGCCCGCGAGGCGTGGATCCGCTACGCCCCGCGGACCGTGGAGTTGCGGAGCGAAGAGACCCGGAAGATCCGCCTCCAACCCGAGGAGGGGTGGATCCTCTCGGGCCAGCTCGTGGATGCCGAGGGACGGCCCCTCGAGGGCGCGAACCTCTCGGCCTCGCGGTGGGTCGAGCGCGGAGCGCCAGCGGAGGCGGATTCCTCGGGACGCCTCCGGAGTGACTCCGTCCAGGGACTCTCCGGGCCGGAAGGGAGGTTCACGCTGGCCAACCTGCCCGAGGGCCCCTGTACCCTGCGGGTCGAGCTGCCCGGGTACGTGCTCGATGCCCGCGCTTCGAGCGGCCTGGACGAGCGCGCCGCCTCCCGCGATGAGGCGGTGGTGTCTCCAGGGGGTCCGGACGTGCGGCTCGTGCTCCGGTCGCGGGGACGGCTCCTGGGGCGCGTGGTACGCGAGGACGGTGGGCCCATCACCTCGTTCCGGATCAACAACGAGACCGTGAGTCATCCCGAGGGCAGGTTCTCCCTGCCCCTGGGTTACGCCAGGACGTGGATCATCGAGGCGCTGGGGTTCTCTCCGGTCCGCCGGAGGGGGTCCGCGCCGAGGGGCGAGGATCTCGACCTGGGCGACGTGGTGCTGGTGGAGGACCGGACGGTGCGCGGGCGGGTGTTGGAGGCCGGGACGTCGGCGCCCGTCGCCGGAGCCTGGGTCGAGGTGGGCCACAGCAGGGCGCGCTCGTCGGGTGGAAGGATGGATCCCTCCACGTACACGCTGCCGGATGGGAGCTTCACCGTGGAGGGCGTGAAGGCCGGGAAGAGGTCCGTCCGCGTGAGCCATCCGGACTGGCCGCCGGCGCGGGTGCTGCTCGCGGAGGAGCAGGGGGAGGTGACGGTGGTGCTCGAGCCCGGGGCCACGCTGGAGGGGCGGGTCGAGTCGGCGGGTGCTCCGGTGCGCTCGGGCGTCGTGCGGCTCCGCTCGGAGGAGGGAGAGGTGCTCACCACCCTGGGCTTCGGAGAGGGGCGGTACTCGCTGCGGTCCATCGCCGCGGGCCGCTATCTGGTCCAGGTGGAGGGGCAGTCCGAGCAGGGCCCGGCGCTGCTGTTCCCGGTGCGGGAGGTGACGCTCTCCCGGGGAGACAGGGTGACGCTGGACTTCATCGAGCAGAGCGAGGGCGCGCTCCTGGAGGTGCTCGTGCCGGAGCGGAACCTCGAGGTGCATCTGATTCCGGGAGACCTGCCGATCATGGGCCCCAAGGACGGTCTGTACTCGAAGCTCCGGAGTGGCCTCATGGGGAAGACGGTGCGCGAGGGAGTCCAGCGCTTCCCCCGGTTGCCCGCGGGCCGCTACACGCTCTTCGCCATGCGGCGCAGCGAGGACTCCACCGAGGTCCACCGGGAGGAGCTGGAGCTGCCCGCCTCGGGCGAGGTCACCTTCACGCTTCTGCCTCAGTGGATCCTGTACGACGATTGA
- a CDS encoding peptidylprolyl isomerase — MNLLSSVCLAVLLAFSPAVQAAPPKKAAKPEPAKMVRVVLQTEKGELELELDEAHAPQTVRNFLVYVDGGFFDGGVFHRTVKPDNQPNSKVKIEVIQGGINPARESEQRPPIALERTSVTGLKHKDGTLSMARDTPDTAVSDFFICIGDQPELDFGGKRNPDGQGFAAFGRVVKGMDVVRAIQQAPAEGQKLTPPVKIQRATRKP; from the coding sequence ATGAACCTGTTGTCCTCCGTCTGCCTCGCTGTGTTGCTCGCATTTTCTCCCGCCGTCCAGGCCGCACCCCCGAAGAAGGCGGCGAAACCGGAACCGGCCAAAATGGTGCGCGTGGTGCTCCAGACGGAGAAGGGCGAGCTCGAGCTGGAGCTCGACGAGGCCCATGCGCCCCAGACGGTGCGCAACTTCCTCGTCTACGTGGACGGAGGCTTCTTCGACGGCGGGGTCTTCCACCGCACGGTGAAGCCCGACAACCAGCCGAACAGCAAGGTGAAGATCGAGGTCATCCAGGGTGGCATCAACCCCGCCCGCGAGTCCGAGCAGCGCCCGCCGATCGCGCTGGAGCGCACGAGCGTGACGGGCCTCAAGCACAAGGACGGCACGCTCTCCATGGCGCGTGACACGCCGGACACGGCGGTGTCGGACTTCTTCATCTGCATCGGCGATCAGCCCGAGCTGGACTTCGGTGGCAAGCGCAACCCGGATGGCCAGGGCTTCGCCGCCTTTGGCCGGGTGGTGAAGGGCATGGACGTGGTCCGGGCCATCCAGCAGGCGCCCGCGGAAGGGCAGAAGCTCACCCCGCCGGTGAAGATTCAGCGCGCGACGCGCAAGCCGTAG
- a CDS encoding TIGR02265 family protein, with translation MSDGQTSPGAESGLGTELELKRRLSLATPVDTVRGMSFHTTLDVLRLDLGVEAMERCLESLKEKSYKSFFTYPVSEYLRLQYSAAWLLSEKHGGFDNAVRRIASGIAPGFLGSVVGKAFMLLTKEGPRQLLNNMPVAYRAASSFGEAIVHWTGPRSGVLTTKRDFLLYMNHEGGLMGLFRTLGIQNGRVSGRQIGPLDNEVTFSWD, from the coding sequence ATGAGTGATGGTCAGACTTCCCCGGGTGCCGAGTCGGGCCTCGGAACGGAGCTGGAGCTGAAGCGGAGACTCTCGCTGGCCACGCCCGTGGACACCGTGCGGGGCATGTCCTTCCACACCACGCTGGACGTGTTGCGCCTGGACCTGGGCGTCGAGGCGATGGAGCGGTGCCTCGAGTCACTGAAGGAGAAGAGCTACAAGAGCTTCTTCACCTACCCCGTCAGCGAGTACCTGCGGTTGCAGTACAGCGCCGCGTGGCTGCTGAGCGAGAAGCACGGCGGCTTCGACAACGCGGTCCGGCGCATCGCCTCGGGGATCGCGCCCGGGTTCCTGGGCTCCGTGGTGGGCAAGGCCTTCATGCTGCTGACCAAGGAAGGCCCCAGGCAGCTGCTCAACAACATGCCGGTGGCCTACCGGGCGGCGTCGAGCTTCGGCGAGGCGATCGTGCACTGGACGGGGCCCCGGAGCGGCGTGCTCACCACCAAGCGCGACTTCCTCCTCTACATGAACCACGAGGGCGGGCTGATGGGCCTGTTCCGCACGCTGGGCATCCAGAATGGGCGGGTGTCCGGCCGGCAGATCGGTCCGCTCGACAACGAGGTGACGTTCTCCTGGGATTGA
- a CDS encoding VOC family protein: MTVRFNHTIVAAKDKVRSASFLAELLGLPEPQPLGHFLVVKLSDGASLDYIESSNDFPGQHYAFLVSEDVFDSLISKIRARGIQHWADPRGQHPGEINTHDGGRGVYFQDPSGHYLEALTVPYGGW; encoded by the coding sequence ATGACCGTTCGTTTCAATCACACGATCGTCGCCGCGAAGGACAAGGTGCGTTCCGCGAGCTTTCTCGCCGAGCTCCTCGGGCTCCCCGAGCCACAACCCCTCGGGCACTTCCTGGTGGTCAAGCTGTCGGATGGGGCGTCGCTCGACTACATCGAAAGCAGCAACGACTTCCCCGGCCAGCACTACGCCTTCCTCGTGTCGGAGGACGTGTTCGATTCACTGATCTCCAAGATTCGAGCCCGCGGAATCCAGCACTGGGCCGACCCGCGCGGCCAGCACCCCGGGGAGATCAACACCCACGACGGAGGCCGAGGGGTCTACTTCCAGGATCCCTCGGGGCATTACCTGGAGGCCCTCACCGTCCCCTACGGCGGCTGGTGA
- a CDS encoding prenyltransferase/squalene oxidase repeat-containing protein, producing the protein MQASLEHEDARESAVTEALARAVRFLEKARTADGRWLDFRFRFVVGDRDVISSQWVTAYAGEALARAGAGPATLEPARDWLMSHSHPGGGWGFSLATPADADSTANVVRFLSHWRGAPEWDAALGEACAQLLRYWDEPGRGFRTYRPAERPSLNGWASYPGSSWCDIHLCVTALAAEALHAAGDPRHRPVLEACARLLRDSQSPEGFWEAYWWHGRTYTTTHAARLLFLLGDTGPVTRAAHWLRGAQQPGGGWGNGTGSEAAAFHTALALPVLLLDGGRARHGAALDAGLRWLLRAQQPDGSWAHVPIMRMPRPEVHAPWEDPEGCLLLPVLTDRNRLFTTATVVSALVDFLAASRSGSRGNP; encoded by the coding sequence ATGCAGGCAAGCCTGGAACACGAGGACGCGAGGGAATCCGCTGTCACCGAGGCCCTCGCGAGGGCCGTGCGCTTCCTGGAGAAGGCGCGGACGGCGGATGGACGCTGGCTGGATTTCCGCTTCCGCTTCGTGGTGGGAGACCGGGACGTCATCAGCTCGCAATGGGTGACGGCGTATGCCGGCGAGGCCCTGGCCCGTGCGGGGGCGGGCCCGGCCACGCTGGAGCCGGCGCGGGACTGGTTGATGAGTCATTCGCACCCCGGGGGTGGGTGGGGTTTCAGCCTGGCGACGCCCGCGGACGCGGACTCCACCGCCAACGTGGTGCGATTCCTCTCGCACTGGCGGGGCGCGCCGGAATGGGACGCGGCGCTCGGGGAGGCGTGCGCGCAATTGCTGCGGTATTGGGATGAGCCCGGGAGGGGCTTTCGCACCTACCGCCCCGCCGAGCGGCCCTCGCTGAATGGCTGGGCCAGCTACCCGGGCAGCAGTTGGTGTGACATCCACCTGTGTGTCACCGCGCTGGCGGCGGAGGCCCTGCACGCCGCGGGAGACCCACGCCACCGCCCCGTCCTCGAGGCCTGCGCCCGCCTGCTGCGCGACAGCCAGTCGCCCGAGGGCTTCTGGGAAGCCTATTGGTGGCACGGCCGCACGTACACCACCACGCACGCGGCGCGGTTGCTGTTCCTCCTGGGAGACACCGGGCCCGTGACGCGCGCCGCCCACTGGCTGCGGGGGGCGCAGCAACCCGGTGGAGGCTGGGGCAACGGCACGGGGAGCGAGGCCGCCGCCTTCCACACCGCGCTCGCCCTGCCGGTGCTGCTCCTCGATGGAGGACGCGCCCGCCACGGCGCCGCGCTCGACGCCGGCCTCCGGTGGTTGCTGCGGGCCCAGCAACCGGATGGGAGCTGGGCGCACGTCCCCATCATGCGGATGCCCCGCCCCGAGGTGCATGCGCCCTGGGAGGATCCCGAGGGCTGTCTCCTCCTGCCCGTGCTGACGGATCGCAACCGCCTCTTCACCACCGCCACGGTGGTGTCAGCCCTGGTGGACTTTCTCGCCGCCTCGCGCTCCGGCTCGCGCGGCAATCCCTGA